From a region of the Toxotes jaculatrix isolate fToxJac2 chromosome 7, fToxJac2.pri, whole genome shotgun sequence genome:
- the tal2 gene encoding T-cell acute lymphocytic leukemia protein 2, whose product MTRKVFTNTRERWRQHNVNTAFAELRKLIPTHPPEKKLSKNEILRLAMRYINFLVQLLESQSGQPASHSPTALLTFLRGNMEQLQSPPHTWALTSDTEAPSPGSSCDSAEAW is encoded by the coding sequence ATGACCAGGAAGGTGTTCACCAACACGAGGGAGCGCTGGCGCCAGCACAACGTCAACACCGCCTTCGCCGAGCTCCGCAAGCTCATCCCCACTCATCCTCCAGAAAAGAAGCTGAGCAAGAACGAGATCCTGCGTCTGGCCATGCGCTACATCAACTTCCTGGTGCAGCTGCTGGAGAGCCAGAGCGGTCAGCCGGCCAGCCACTCCCCCACCGCTCTGCTCACCTTTCTCAGAGGAAACATGGAGCAGCTGCAGTCTCCCCCACACACCTGGGCCCTGACCAGTGACACCGAAGCTCCGTCACCGGGATCCAGCTGCGACAGTGCAGAGGCCTGGTAG
- the LOC121184713 gene encoding protein shortage in chiasmata 1 ortholog codes for MSEHDGCLPPQIFSAIRYKALDYVFETSTRLEVMMNLLALPTPYFTGTNDLYPHSGKLPEVTYRTPWIRGKVISTCKLFVSGSVLDDLRGNKQPADSPERLNVALSEIGGDVEQIPSSNPDSLKDLDLDLESQISDPCQESFFKWRTDQMKPGNENKDLLLPEELIVADYLLQFKSHIPTLKAKLSRLRTLRVADPLLTLTGNTISEDTVFRRCVSYDKTDVYPNDTQTCADLHEEFIKESLIKEESLLLPVVVDAFKLTTENCMSFSSICGHMNVAAELLDEQLPVLDLLHQDASVSVDISQFDLPEEPSEECNRNGDSDFKGCVALPTEMELDLNLSPAPKTSHTHLCLSTSELKKEELSPLHGRSLVPARALKEMEVALWKAEKHPTFVVGFLLAEPQTYEPAVEYQPLSEALKVIESEKQSLISAASELSQMRTGAPQVCLCINREFTESMRSEFPSNEVEKVEDFKKRSPEHEAFAVRSILKNPTNKTQLPPLKKPETAASHAEEPTDDSSLQKEILTDTSQTAGLMHAVNTNSNKDVKSASLIFSIPAASTNTRDEISGVRFSEVAAVSSACKNDTGGDDCKREQSSHTPVQTVSSRLNIRDDHRRLPVNKHVPERDLDPLSTFMILRSQQKAPVTTASQSSTSTPAPKLDQETPPSKLVPPAEQIQKSDWRPKYLSGAMSGNASREQEGTGQPIGQLISHPVSQLNPQERQDRVIQVQATDSQRRAYFELLALAHPCLSSARQLGLNISMWGDFSCLAPDQTHFLLKQQEKALHRRHAESTELVRDQELLFSQVALIHVLVTFKELLLKCDLSTALEYLTKAAEVCTEQSLVQLVKRLQIIHFLNHRSQESSLKLQELQQLLAAWLLSRKGQSNMEKVLVIISVDSDDSRSAIVSSLSVVAGAPVATLYPEENKTKLNGASVVSSVCDSVCVVVYEQHIGPDFPWNSFCLVVEYDHPGQSPWATVCRERSISRLTFTTSISDTEKEEASWFLEDNVPYVLFVTEGLLNCPLLLQTLESGFNISVLERSHCPSLQMLGGTHRYAVITVDESTAVVIQEQDELSQERASEGLVMRLTALSLQYSCCWLILHCPDIQGGGLSSEAFSNLVLVYSSLVLFGMKTKDLDVKVLMVSEVLEIARCISQICFHSLMSTDMDPLSYLSRDWLSVIPTQEEECLLQFPCINPLVSQLMLRRAPSFQWLLGAPLSQLKELLPEVPHKVLKLFSEITSLYTPTTDSNQPESHTVVTETSQQTSHHPQPPTSPRPEPFCSHRTSFLFGAESAEGRSCEQDSDSTVQDGSTDFRFDLSCSFGGPDVYLQRSWSNSDLWREEVKFSGWRSKAGAVGRVVRRVNHEWALGAPPDFSDYTNYLHATEDSPLKLDSTLRYSPVMQQLPDVSSQMSTYSTFCSDLQHPDSHHITGSLSPPSGVTLWGCSQSSSDCLSNSGHIATVSPKYGSKCWMGQERKRSGEAAHLFGTALTPLKKGRLSYERVPGRSDGQTRLKLF; via the exons GAAAGGTGATCTCTACCTGCAAACTCTTTGTCAGTGGTTCTGTGCTTGATGACCTGAGAGGAAATAAACAGCCAGCTGATTCACCAGAAAG ACTTAATGTGGCTCTGAGTGAGATAGGAGGGGATGTGGAGCAGATACCCAGCTCTAACCCTGACTCACTGAAGGATCTAGACCTAGATCTAGAGTCGCAGATCAGTGATCCATGTCAGGAGTCTTTTTTCAAGTGGAGAACTGATCAAATGAAACCAGGAAATGAGAACAAAG ATCTCCTCTTGCCAGAAGAGCTCATAGTTGCTGATTACCTGCTGCAGTTTAAGAGTCATATACCCACGTTGAAAGCCAAACTGTCCAGGCTTAGGACGCTTCGTGTAGCTGACCCTCTGCTGACCTTAACAGGAAACACCATCTCTGAGGACACCGTATTCAG GCGCTGTGTATCTTATGACAAAACTGATGTGTATCCAAATGACACTCAGACGTGTGCAGATCTACACGAGGAGTTTATTAAGGAGTCACTCATAAAGGAAGag tcTCTGCTGTTACCTGTTGTGGTGGACGCTTTTAAGCTGACCACAGAAAACTGCATGTCCTTTTCAAGCATTTGTGGTCATATGAATGTTGCTGCTGAACTGCTGGATGAGCAGCTTCCAGTTCTGGATTTGCTTCATCAAG ATGCATCAGTATCAGTGGACATTTCCCAGTTTGATTTACCAGAAGAGCCCAGTGAAGAATGCAACAGGAATGGAGACTCAGATTTCAAAG GATGTGTGGCGCTTCCAACTGAAATGGAGCTGGACCTGAATCTGAGCCCAGCTCCAAAGACCAGTCACAcccacctctgtctctccacctctGAACTCAAGAAGGAAGAGTTGTCCCCGCTTCACGGACG GTCTTTGGTGCCAGCGAGAGCTCTCAAAGAGATGGAGGTGGCACTTTGGAAAGCAGAGAAGCATCCAACCTTTGTGGTGGGCTTTCTGTTGGCAG AACCTCAAACATATGAACCAGCTGTTGAATACCAGCCTCTGTCTGAAGCCTTGAAAGTCATTGAATCAGAGAAACAAAGTCTTATCAGTGCTGCCAGTGAACTGTCACAGATGAGGACAGGAGCCccacaggtgtgtttgtgcatcaaTCGTGAGTTCACAGAGAGCATGAGGTCTGAGTTTCCCTCCAACGAGGTGGAAAAGGTGGAAGACTTTAAAAAGCGGTCACCTGAGCATGAGGCGT TTGCAGTGAGATCCATCTTGAAGAATCCCACAAACAAAACTCAGTTGCCTCCTCTGAAGAAACCTGAAACTGCTGCTTCTCATGCTGAGGAACCCACAGACGACTCCTCTCTCCAAAAAGAAATCCTCACTGACACGTCTCAGACCGCCGGTCTGATGCACGctgtcaacacaaacagcaataaGGACGTGAAATCTGCAAGCTTAATATTTTCAATACCTGCTGCCAGCACCAACACCAGAGATGAAATTTCTGGCGTGAGGTTCTCAGAAGTTGCAGCTGTGTCTTCTGCTTGTAAAAATGACACAGGTGGAGACGACTGTAAGCGCGAGCAGAGCTCCCACACTCCAGTGCAGACTGTGTCCTCCAGACTGAATATCAGAGACGATCACAGACGTCTGCCAGTTAACAAACATGTACCAGAGAGGGACCTGGACCCTCTGTCCACCTTCATGATATTGAGATCCCAGCAGAAAGCTCCAGTTACTACAGCATCTCAGAGCTCAACCAGCACTCCGG CACCAAAGCTGGACCAGGAAACACCACCGTCTAAGCTGGTACCTCCTGCGGAGCAGATACAAAAATCAGACTGGAGGCCAAAATATTTGAGTGGTGCTATGTCAGGAAATGCTTCCAGAGAACAGGAAGGAACTGGTCAGCCAATAGGTCAACTCATCAGTCATCCTGTCAGTCAGCTGAACCCTCAGGAGAGACAGGACAGAGTGATACAGGTCCAGGCTACAG ACAGCCAGCGGCGTGCCTACTTTGAGCTGCTGGCCCTCGCTCATCCTTGTTTGAGCTCTGCCAGACAGCTGGGGCTCAACATCTCAATGTGGGGAGACTTCAGCTGCCTGGCCCCCGACCAAACACACttcctcctcaaacagcagGAGAAGGCGCTCCACAGGAGGCATGCTGAGAGCACGGAGCTGGTCAGAG ATCAGGAGCTGCTTTTCAGCCAGGTGGCTCTGATTCATGTGCTGGTGACATTcaaggagctgctgctgaagtgtGACCTCAGTACTGCATTGG AGTACCTGACTAAGGCAGCTGAGGTGTGTACAGAGCAGAGTCTGGTGCAGCTGGTGAAAAGGCTGCAGATCATTCATTTCCTCAATCACAGGAGCCAGGAGTCCAGCCTCAAactgcaggagctgcagcagctgctggctgcaTGGCTGCTCAGCAGGAAAGGGCAGAGCAACATGGAGAAA GTTCTTGTCATAATATCGGTCGACTCTGATGACAGCAGATCTGCAATCGTCAGCAGCTTGAGCGTAGTCGCCG GTGCACCTGTAGCCACACTTTATCCTGAGGAGAACAAGACCAAGCTGAATGGTGCCAGTGTGGtcagcag cgtgtgtgacagtgtgtgcgTAGTGGTGTATGAGCAGCATATAGGCCCCGACTTCCCCTGGAACAGTTTCTGCCTGGTGGTGGAGTACGACCATCCAGGCCAGTCTCCTTGGGccacagtctgcagagagaggagcatCAGTCGCCTCACCTTCACCACCAGTATCTCTGACACTG agaaagaggaagcatCTTGGTTCCTAGAAGACAACGTGCCTTATGTGTTGTTTGTGACAGAGGGGCTTCTCAACTGTCCACTGCTTCTACAGACACTTGAGTCAGG GTTTAATATAAGTGTGCTAGAGAGGAGCCACTGTCCGTCCTTGCAGATGCTCGGAGGGACCCATCGCTACGCTGTGATCACAGTGGATGAAAGTACCGCTGTCGTCATTCAG GAGCAGGATGAACTGAGTCAGGAACGAGCCAGTGAGGGACTGGTGATGAGGCTGACCGCACTCTCTCTTCAGTACAGCTGCTGTTGGCTCATCCTGCACTGCCCGGACATCCAGGGAGGAGG ATTGTCCAGTGAAGCCTTCAGTAACTTGGTGTTGGTTTATTCATCTTTGGTGCTGTTTGGGATGAAGACCAAGGATCTGGATGTCAAG GTGCTGATGGTGTCAGAGGTCTTGGAAATTGCCAGGTGCATCAGTCAGATCTGCTTCCACAGCCTGATGTCCACTGACATGGATCCTCTCAGCTACCTGAGCAGGGACTGGCTGTCCGTGATCCCTACACAG GAGGAAGAGTGTTTGTTGCAGTTCCCTTGTATTAATCCTCTGGTTAGCCAGCTAATGCTGAGGAGAGCGCCATCCTTCCAGTGGCTCCTGGGGGCTCCTTTGTCTCAGCTGAAGGAGCTCCTCCCTGAAGTGCCACACAAAGTCCTCAAG CTGTTCAGTGAAATCACCTCCCTGTACACACCGACCACAGACTCCAACCAGCCGGAGTCTCACACAGTCGTCACTGAAACAAGCCAACAAACCTCCCACCATCCACAGCCCCCCACCAGCCCACGTCCAGAGCCATTCTGTAGCCACCGCACCAGCTTCCTGTTTGGAGCTGAGAGTGCAGAGGGCCGCTCCTGTGAACAAGACTCAGACTCAACAGTGCAGGATGGAAGCACAGACTTCAGATTTGACCTGAGTTGTTCCTTTGGCGGCCCAGATGTTTACctgcagaggagctggagcaaCAGTGATctgtggagggaggaggtgaagTTTTCAGGGTGGAGGAGTAAAGCTGGAGCAGTGGGGAGAGTTGTGAGGAGAGTAAACCATGAGTGGGCACTCGGGGCTCCACCAGACTTCAGTGACTACACAAACTACCTACACGCCACTGAAGACAGCCCTCTCAAGCTGGACTCCACATTGAGGTATAGCCCTGTCATGCAGCAGCTGCCTGACGTCAGCAGTCAAATGTCCACATACTCTACCTTCTGCAGTGACCTCCAGCATCCTGACAGCCATCACATCACCGGCAGCCTGAGCCCTCCCTCAGGAGTCACGCTGTGGGGCTGCAGCCAAAGCAGCAGCGACTGCCTCTCCAACAGTGGACACATAGCAACAGTTTCACCTAAGTATGGCTCCAAATGCTGGATGGgacaagagaggaagaggagtggaGAGGCTGCACACTTGTTTGGAACAG cgCTGACGCCACTTAAGAAGGGGAGGCTGAGCTATGAGAGGGTTCCCGGCAGAAGTGATGGACAGACAAGGCTTAAATTATTTTAG